A genomic window from Massilia sp. METH4 includes:
- a CDS encoding LytTR family DNA-binding domain-containing protein, with product MRILIVDDERPARDRLHRLLAAHEGIAAVDEARDGIEALAKVAAFQPDALLLDIQMPGIGGLEVAASLPDPAPHVVFVTAHDEFALRAFDANAIDYLLKPCDPARLARALARLRERLASRVPVPAPAAGLLPNRLLVTERGVTRIVRVADIRWLETADNYVALHDGTGAPLLRQTLAGLMATLGPAFARCHRRAAVHLPWVARVVANDKGDGHIELADGTTAPLSRQYRSTVLAALAQPPASR from the coding sequence ATGCGCATCCTGATCGTGGACGACGAACGCCCGGCACGCGACCGCCTGCACCGGCTGCTGGCGGCGCACGAGGGCATCGCCGCGGTCGACGAAGCCCGCGACGGCATCGAAGCACTGGCGAAGGTGGCGGCATTCCAGCCGGACGCGCTGCTGCTCGACATCCAGATGCCCGGCATCGGCGGGCTGGAGGTTGCCGCGTCGCTGCCCGATCCGGCGCCGCACGTGGTGTTCGTCACCGCCCACGACGAGTTCGCGCTGCGCGCCTTCGACGCCAATGCCATCGACTACCTGCTCAAGCCCTGCGACCCGGCCAGGCTGGCCCGGGCGCTGGCCCGGCTGCGCGAGCGGCTCGCCAGCCGCGTGCCGGTGCCGGCACCGGCCGCCGGCCTGCTCCCGAACCGGTTGCTCGTCACCGAACGGGGCGTGACAAGGATCGTGCGCGTCGCCGACATCCGTTGGCTGGAAACGGCCGACAACTACGTTGCCCTGCACGACGGCACCGGCGCGCCCCTGCTGCGGCAAACGCTGGCCGGCCTGATGGCGACCCTCGGCCCCGCGTTCGCCCGCTGCCACCGCCGCGCCGCCGTCCACCTGCCCTGGGTCGCCCGCGTCGTCGCCAACGACAAGGGCGACGGCCACATCGAACTGGCGGACGGCACGACCGCGCCGCTGAGCCGGCAATACCGCTCCACCGTCCTCGCCGCCCTCGCGCAACCACCTGCTAGCCGCTGA
- a CDS encoding PAS domain S-box protein: protein MRDIDFGKLILDETPDAVIVTATDGAVLYWTRGAESVFGYTAQEALGRTLGELIVPPAMRDSERAIMFDTLANGSANYESMRRTKAGALIYIDSSSKAVRGIDGRPDCILWTKKDVTPLRVMRDAALVGARFGTLLASMPDAIIMANAAGRIVLANRQADELFGYPSGELPGQPLEVLIPERYRRAHVGHMMAYSLAPSQRPMGIGRELYGLRRSGEEFPVEISLSPLATEEGTLVMSAIRDMSERKRIERALQEKNAELADASLAKDRFLSSMSHELRTPLNAIIGFTGTLLMRLPGPVNEEQERQLRTIQSSARHLLSLINDILDITKIASGKVDLKRELFDCRRLVRDVVDMFAPMAQAKGLALHVRQTDRDVTVCTDQRAVQQIVINLMNNAIKFTERGEVRVEIDIDEGGKDDGTAVLIDVIDTGIGIERDKLGLLFKPFMQIDQGNTRQFEGTGLGLHLSERLASLIGARIAVRSEFGRGSVFTLRLPYALEQCEVPEPQAGALR, encoded by the coding sequence ATGAGAGACATCGATTTCGGCAAGCTGATCCTGGACGAAACGCCGGATGCGGTCATCGTCACCGCCACCGATGGCGCCGTCCTGTACTGGACCCGTGGCGCCGAGTCTGTGTTCGGCTACACGGCGCAGGAAGCGCTGGGCCGCACGCTGGGCGAGTTGATCGTGCCGCCGGCGATGCGCGACAGCGAGCGCGCGATCATGTTCGACACCCTGGCCAACGGCTCGGCCAACTACGAGTCGATGCGCCGTACCAAGGCCGGTGCGCTGATCTATATCGACAGTTCCAGCAAGGCCGTGCGCGGCATCGACGGCCGGCCCGACTGCATCCTGTGGACCAAGAAGGATGTCACGCCGCTGCGCGTGATGCGCGACGCCGCGCTGGTGGGCGCGCGCTTCGGCACGCTCCTCGCTTCCATGCCCGATGCGATCATCATGGCCAACGCGGCCGGCCGCATCGTGCTGGCCAACCGCCAGGCCGATGAATTGTTCGGCTACCCTTCGGGCGAACTGCCCGGCCAGCCGCTGGAGGTGCTGATCCCCGAGCGCTACCGCAGGGCGCACGTGGGCCATATGATGGCTTACTCGCTGGCGCCCTCCCAGCGGCCGATGGGGATCGGCCGCGAGCTGTATGGCCTGCGGCGCAGCGGCGAGGAATTCCCGGTCGAGATCAGCCTCTCGCCGCTGGCCACGGAAGAGGGCACGCTGGTGATGAGCGCGATCCGCGACATGAGCGAGCGCAAGCGCATCGAGCGCGCGCTGCAGGAAAAGAACGCCGAGCTGGCCGATGCCAGCCTGGCGAAGGACCGCTTCCTGTCCTCGATGTCGCATGAGCTGCGCACGCCGCTGAACGCCATCATCGGCTTCACGGGAACGCTGCTGATGCGCCTGCCCGGCCCCGTCAACGAGGAGCAGGAGCGGCAGCTGCGCACCATTCAGTCCAGCGCGCGCCACCTGCTGTCGCTGATCAACGATATCCTCGACATCACCAAGATCGCATCCGGCAAGGTGGACCTGAAAAGAGAGCTGTTCGATTGCCGTCGGCTGGTCAGGGACGTGGTGGACATGTTCGCCCCGATGGCGCAGGCGAAGGGGCTGGCGCTGCACGTGCGCCAGACCGACCGCGATGTCACCGTATGCACCGACCAGCGCGCGGTGCAGCAGATCGTCATCAACCTGATGAACAATGCGATCAAGTTCACCGAGCGGGGCGAGGTAAGGGTCGAGATCGATATCGACGAAGGTGGAAAGGACGACGGCACCGCGGTGCTGATCGACGTGATCGACACGGGCATCGGCATCGAGCGCGACAAGCTTGGCCTGCTCTTCAAGCCTTTCATGCAGATCGACCAGGGCAATACCCGGCAGTTCGAAGGCACCGGCCTCGGGCTGCATCTTTCGGAACGGCTGGCGAGCCTGATCGGCGCGCGCATCGCCGTGCGCAGCGAATTCGGACGCGGCAGCGTGTTCACGCTGCGGCTGCCGTATGCGCTGGAGCAGTGCGAGGTGCCGGAACCCCAGGCGGGCGCGCTGCGCTGA
- a CDS encoding esterase-like activity of phytase family protein, translating to MKRWIGRAVAVGLAGVLAGCAAGPAAERGAAGLRFIGEQRIPLKTRFAGTTVGGLSGIDYDAARGDWVLASDDRSGHEPARFYRARLHFTARSFEAVELTAVQFFRQPDGSTYPGVKQQKAQGGVVADIESLRVDPHDGTIWYTSEGDRGLGHDPFVRQADANGAMRGELPLPAILRAWPDRERGVRNNLNLEGLSLAPGGASLWLALEAPLYEDGEPPTPEHGAFARITQLDRAGRMLGQFAYPIDAIPAAPGEGKPADNGISEIVTTGPRTLLVLERAAVQGNDGRYRNYIRLYEADLTHASDVAAMPALAGAPIRPAAKRLVLDFATLGLPVLDNVEGFAIGPRLPNGHATIVFVTDDNFSKSQVTQLLLFELLPP from the coding sequence ATGAAGCGTTGGATCGGGCGGGCGGTGGCGGTGGGACTGGCCGGGGTGCTGGCGGGGTGCGCGGCGGGGCCGGCGGCCGAGCGGGGGGCGGCGGGGCTGCGCTTCATCGGCGAGCAGCGCATCCCGCTGAAGACGCGCTTCGCGGGCACCACGGTCGGTGGCCTGTCCGGCATCGACTACGACGCGGCGCGCGGCGACTGGGTGCTGGCCAGCGACGACCGCTCCGGCCATGAGCCGGCCCGCTTCTATCGCGCCAGGCTGCACTTCACGGCACGGTCCTTCGAGGCGGTCGAGCTGACTGCCGTGCAGTTCTTCCGCCAGCCCGACGGCAGCACCTACCCAGGCGTGAAGCAGCAGAAGGCGCAGGGCGGGGTGGTGGCCGATATCGAGTCGCTCCGCGTCGACCCGCACGATGGCACGATCTGGTACACCAGCGAAGGCGACCGCGGCCTCGGCCACGATCCCTTCGTGCGCCAGGCCGACGCGAACGGCGCCATGCGCGGCGAACTGCCACTGCCCGCGATATTGCGCGCCTGGCCCGACCGCGAGCGGGGCGTGCGCAACAACCTCAATCTCGAAGGCCTGTCCCTGGCGCCCGGCGGCGCGAGCCTGTGGTTGGCGCTGGAGGCGCCGCTGTACGAGGATGGCGAGCCGCCCACGCCGGAGCATGGCGCGTTCGCCCGCATCACGCAGCTGGACCGTGCCGGCCGCATGCTGGGCCAGTTCGCCTATCCGATCGATGCGATTCCCGCCGCGCCGGGCGAGGGCAAGCCGGCCGATAACGGCATCTCCGAGATCGTGACCACCGGCCCGCGCACGCTGCTGGTACTCGAGCGCGCGGCCGTGCAGGGGAACGATGGCCGCTACCGCAACTACATCCGCCTGTACGAAGCCGACCTCACGCATGCCAGCGACGTCGCGGCCATGCCCGCGCTGGCTGGCGCGCCAATCCGGCCGGCCGCCAAGCGCCTGGTGCTGGACTTCGCCACCCTCGGCCTGCCCGTGCTCGACAACGTGGAAGGCTTCGCGATCGGCCCGCGGCTGCCGAACGGCCACGCGACGATTGTGTTCGTCACGGACGATAACTTCAGCAAGAGCCAGGTCACCCAGCTGTTACTGTTCGAGCTGCTGCCGCCGTGA
- a CDS encoding acyltransferase family protein, with the protein MQNDNRLYFLDWLRILAFFLLILYHTGMYYVTWDWHVKSPHAGHAIEPLMLLSSPWRMSLLFLVSGAATAFLARKLATGRLVRERSARLLVPLLFGMLVVVPPQPYFEVVEKLGYAGSYADFMRLYLGGHDGFCRDGDCLSLPTWNHLWYLPYLWTYTLVLAGLFAALGRARLEGAGMRLARLLAGWRALALPAAALALMRVLLKPHFEETHALVDDWFNHATYLPLFLVGALLANQAAFWGELERLRRSALAIALACWAALVAYYLQPEALQVWPAAARTVWATCQWCAIVAACGFARRHLAHDGPARQYLTQAVFPVYILHQTLIVCFSRILLPAALPPAIEGIVLVAMTVTASFGIFEGVRRVPALRPLFGLKRLEGRAPPAAAAPTVS; encoded by the coding sequence ATGCAAAACGACAACCGCCTGTACTTCCTCGACTGGCTGCGCATCCTCGCCTTCTTCCTCCTCATCCTCTACCACACGGGCATGTATTACGTGACGTGGGACTGGCACGTGAAAAGCCCGCACGCAGGGCACGCGATCGAGCCGCTGATGCTGCTGTCCTCGCCGTGGCGGATGTCGCTGCTGTTCCTCGTTTCCGGCGCGGCGACGGCTTTCCTGGCGAGGAAGCTCGCCACGGGGCGCCTCGTGCGCGAGCGCAGCGCGCGGCTGCTGGTGCCGCTGCTGTTCGGCATGCTCGTGGTCGTGCCGCCGCAGCCGTATTTCGAGGTCGTGGAGAAGCTGGGCTACGCCGGCAGCTACGCCGACTTCATGCGGCTGTACCTGGGTGGGCACGACGGCTTTTGCAGGGACGGCGACTGCCTCTCGCTGCCCACCTGGAACCACCTGTGGTACCTGCCCTATCTGTGGACCTACACGCTGGTATTGGCCGGGCTGTTCGCGGCGCTGGGCCGGGCCAGGCTGGAAGGAGCCGGCATGCGTCTGGCCCGCCTGCTCGCGGGCTGGCGGGCGCTCGCGCTGCCGGCGGCGGCGCTGGCGCTCATGCGCGTCCTGCTGAAGCCCCATTTCGAGGAAACGCACGCGCTGGTCGACGACTGGTTCAACCACGCCACGTATCTGCCGCTGTTCCTGGTTGGCGCCCTGCTCGCCAACCAGGCCGCCTTCTGGGGCGAACTGGAACGGCTGCGCCGCAGCGCGCTCGCCATCGCGCTGGCCTGCTGGGCGGCGCTCGTGGCGTACTACCTGCAACCGGAAGCGCTACAGGTGTGGCCCGCCGCCGCGCGGACGGTATGGGCCACCTGCCAATGGTGTGCGATCGTGGCCGCCTGCGGTTTCGCGCGCCGCCACCTGGCGCACGACGGCCCGGCGCGGCAATACCTCACGCAGGCGGTATTCCCCGTCTACATCCTGCACCAGACGCTCATCGTGTGCTTCTCGCGCATCCTGCTCCCGGCCGCGCTGCCGCCGGCCATCGAAGGCATCGTGCTGGTGGCGATGACCGTGACGGCCAGCTTCGGCATCTTCGAGGGCGTGCGCCGCGTGCCGGCGCTGCGGCCCCTGTTCGGCTTGAAGCGGCTGGAGGGGCGCGCACCGCCGGCGGCGGCCGCGCCCACCGTCAGTTGA
- a CDS encoding sensor domain-containing diguanylate cyclase, with amino-acid sequence MINDFAAAAQATMAYLRRRLGLQLWMVTRTEGDDWIVLQVERAEGADAAFDVQPGQSFRWTDTYCSRMVLGHGPGIAPSTHDVPAYAHAPLSEHLPAGAYVGVPLRRSDGSLFGTLCGLDPAPQPDAIRDEIDTLNLMGDLLSRILATELDAGGAARRADRVDVDATRDALTGLVNRRGWEMLLQREEERCKRYGHSACVVSIDLDDLQFTNDTQGKAAGDGLLIRAARALEEVTRGTDTVARLGGDEFAMLMVECDYFDAQALLLRVQEALAAADVRASLGMALRKPGYDLAEAFAMADAEMGRAKRSRKVLN; translated from the coding sequence ATGATCAACGATTTCGCTGCCGCCGCGCAGGCCACGATGGCTTACCTGCGCCGCCGGCTGGGCTTGCAGTTGTGGATGGTGACGCGGACCGAGGGAGACGACTGGATCGTGCTCCAGGTCGAGCGCGCGGAGGGGGCGGACGCCGCCTTCGACGTGCAGCCGGGCCAGTCGTTCCGCTGGACGGACACCTACTGCTCGCGCATGGTGCTGGGCCATGGCCCCGGCATCGCCCCCTCCACCCACGACGTGCCGGCTTATGCGCACGCGCCGCTGTCGGAGCACCTGCCGGCCGGGGCTTACGTGGGCGTGCCGCTGCGCCGCTCCGACGGCTCGCTGTTCGGCACGCTGTGCGGCCTCGATCCCGCGCCGCAGCCCGACGCGATTCGCGACGAGATCGACACCCTGAACCTGATGGGCGATCTGCTGAGCCGTATCCTGGCCACCGAGCTCGACGCCGGCGGCGCGGCGCGGCGCGCGGACCGGGTGGACGTGGACGCCACGCGCGACGCGCTGACGGGCCTCGTCAACCGCCGCGGCTGGGAGATGCTGCTGCAGCGCGAGGAAGAGCGCTGCAAGCGCTACGGCCACTCGGCCTGCGTGGTGTCGATCGACCTGGACGACCTGCAGTTCACCAACGACACGCAAGGCAAGGCGGCCGGCGATGGCCTGTTGATCCGCGCCGCGCGGGCGCTCGAAGAGGTCACGCGCGGCACCGATACCGTCGCGCGGCTGGGTGGCGACGAGTTCGCGATGCTGATGGTCGAATGCGATTACTTCGACGCCCAGGCGCTGCTGCTGCGCGTGCAGGAAGCGCTGGCCGCCGCCGATGTGCGGGCCTCGCTGGGCATGGCACTGCGCAAGCCCGGCTACGACCTGGCCGAGGCGTTCGCGATGGCCGATGCCGAGATGGGCCGCGCCAAGCGCAGCCGCAAGGTTCTCAACTGA
- a CDS encoding LysR family transcriptional regulator: MDTLNPNWFLRARLKTRQLLLLIALDEQRNIHRAAETLHMTQPAASKQIKDLEEMLDVKLFERLPRGMEPTLFGETMIRHARMALTSLSLAHDDVLALKSGLVGQVEIGVIMTPAMSLLPKAIAKVKQQAPLLRIGVHMEPSNTLLNMLERGTLDFMIGRILEHDTNSRLTYEELTEEPACAVARIGHPLASAPNLTLKDIAGHPWVLPPQGSILRHRVDMMFRRAGLEPPANTVDTTALLLITALLQQTDTLHVMPVDVARYYQSLNVLTILPIELPFKMDAFGIIRQQDHLLSPGANLLLTAVRSTAKEVY, encoded by the coding sequence ATGGATACACTCAATCCCAACTGGTTCCTGCGCGCGCGCCTGAAGACGCGACAGCTGCTGCTGCTGATCGCGCTGGACGAACAACGCAACATCCATCGCGCCGCCGAGACGCTGCACATGACGCAGCCGGCGGCGTCGAAGCAGATCAAGGACCTCGAAGAGATGCTCGACGTGAAGCTCTTCGAGCGCCTGCCGCGCGGCATGGAGCCCACGCTGTTCGGCGAAACGATGATCCGCCACGCGCGCATGGCCCTCACCAGCCTGTCGCTGGCGCATGACGACGTGCTGGCGCTGAAATCCGGCCTTGTCGGGCAGGTCGAGATTGGCGTGATCATGACGCCGGCCATGTCGCTGCTGCCCAAGGCGATCGCCAAGGTCAAGCAGCAGGCGCCGCTGCTGCGCATCGGCGTGCACATGGAGCCGTCCAACACGCTCCTGAACATGCTGGAGCGGGGCACGCTGGACTTCATGATCGGCCGCATCCTCGAACACGACACCAATTCGCGGCTCACCTACGAGGAGCTGACGGAGGAGCCGGCGTGCGCGGTGGCGCGCATCGGCCATCCGCTGGCCAGTGCGCCCAATCTCACGCTGAAGGATATCGCCGGCCACCCCTGGGTGTTGCCGCCGCAGGGCAGCATCCTGCGCCACCGCGTGGACATGATGTTCCGCCGCGCCGGGCTGGAGCCGCCCGCCAATACCGTCGACACGACCGCGCTGCTGCTGATCACGGCGCTGCTGCAACAGACCGACACGCTGCACGTGATGCCGGTGGACGTGGCGCGGTATTATCAATCGCTCAATGTGCTGACGATCCTGCCGATCGAGCTGCCGTTCAAGATGGATGCGTTCGGGATCATCCGGCAGCAGGACCACCTGCTGTCGCCCGGCGCGAACCTGCTGCTCACCGCCGTGCGCAGCACCGCCAAGGAGGTGTACTGA
- a CDS encoding penicillin acylase family protein, which yields MAAGRKLPRGRWARRIGWGLLALVVVVTMALWFFLRGSLAQVDGKLTAPGLGAAVTVQRDALGVPSITGGDRLDVAYATGFVHAQDRFFQMDLLRRVAAGELAELFGPKALPTDREHRLHRFRARVAQAYRLLPEPDRRLLERYTAGVNDGLNALGTRPFEYGLLMQAPRAWTAHDTLLVICAMYFDLQGAGMRRELSRGWLRDNATPEQLAFLLPDASRWDAPVDAGDIALAHAPIPDSAPPWWGQPGPRDAALLAAAETLDAMESNVGSNNWAVAGGRSATGAAIVADDMHLGIKLPNTWYRALLQVPDSNGSTRRIVGVTLPGTPFLVAGSNGRVAWGFTNSYGDFLDLVPAATDPGRPGQVRLNGKWEIPVSHQETILVKGAPAETMTVRESSRGPLFDGGGRTYALHWIAHESRLLNVNLRRLETAGTLDEALAVAAGAGMPAQNFVAGDAAGDIGWTIAGPLPRRARPAEDATYPLADGMAGWQGWLRPEEYPRVVNPAGGQLVTANSRQLAGPGAALLGDGGYDLGARTRQARDALAALGQRTDEKGVYGVMLDDRALFLAPWRERALALLDDAAVKADPQRAQALQALRAGWTGRASVDATGYRIARGFMWNLYDLLYGGVNMQLKQWDGNAALAGKRWPDVLDRLLDEQPAGWLPRQYASWRDLQLAALDRTIADLSADGKPLKEATWGAFNTAAIAHPIAGAVPALRRWLSVPPDQLPGDSNMPRVAGATFGQSERFTVSPGKEEAGIFNMPGGQSGHPLSPYFLAGHADWVQGRATPLLPGPPRHTLSLVP from the coding sequence ATGGCAGCAGGACGGAAGCTTCCCAGGGGCCGCTGGGCCCGGCGCATCGGATGGGGCCTGCTGGCCCTGGTGGTCGTGGTGACGATGGCGCTATGGTTCTTCCTGCGCGGCAGCCTGGCCCAGGTCGACGGCAAGCTCACCGCGCCAGGCCTGGGCGCCGCCGTGACCGTGCAGCGCGACGCGCTCGGCGTGCCGTCGATCACCGGCGGCGACAGGCTCGACGTGGCGTATGCGACCGGCTTCGTGCATGCCCAGGACCGCTTCTTCCAGATGGACCTGCTGCGCCGCGTGGCGGCCGGCGAGCTGGCCGAGCTGTTCGGACCGAAGGCGCTCCCCACCGACCGCGAACACCGGCTGCACCGCTTCCGCGCCCGGGTCGCGCAAGCCTACCGGCTGCTTCCCGAGCCCGACCGGCGGTTGCTGGAACGTTATACGGCCGGCGTGAACGACGGCCTGAACGCGCTGGGCACGCGGCCGTTCGAATACGGCCTGCTGATGCAGGCGCCGCGCGCCTGGACTGCGCACGACACGCTGCTGGTGATCTGCGCCATGTACTTCGACCTGCAGGGTGCCGGGATGCGGCGCGAACTGTCGCGTGGTTGGCTGCGCGACAATGCCACGCCCGAACAGCTGGCCTTCCTGCTGCCGGACGCCTCGCGCTGGGATGCGCCGGTGGACGCGGGCGACATCGCGCTGGCGCACGCGCCGATCCCCGACAGTGCGCCCCCGTGGTGGGGCCAGCCGGGGCCGCGCGATGCCGCGCTGCTGGCCGCCGCCGAAACGCTCGATGCGATGGAGAGCAACGTCGGGAGCAATAACTGGGCCGTGGCGGGAGGGCGCAGCGCCACCGGCGCGGCCATCGTGGCCGACGACATGCACCTGGGGATCAAGCTGCCCAACACCTGGTATCGCGCGCTGCTGCAGGTACCGGACAGCAACGGCAGCACGCGCCGCATCGTCGGCGTCACGCTGCCGGGCACGCCCTTCCTGGTGGCGGGCAGCAACGGCCGCGTGGCCTGGGGTTTCACCAACAGCTATGGCGACTTCCTGGACCTGGTGCCGGCCGCCACCGATCCCGGCCGGCCAGGCCAGGTGCGGTTGAACGGCAAGTGGGAAATTCCGGTGTCGCACCAGGAGACGATCCTCGTCAAGGGCGCGCCGGCCGAAACGATGACGGTGCGCGAGAGCTCGCGCGGTCCGCTGTTCGACGGCGGCGGCCGCACGTATGCGCTGCACTGGATCGCCCACGAGAGCCGGCTGCTGAACGTGAACCTGCGCCGCCTGGAAACCGCCGGCACCCTGGACGAGGCGCTGGCGGTGGCCGCGGGCGCCGGCATGCCCGCGCAGAATTTCGTGGCCGGCGACGCGGCCGGCGATATCGGCTGGACCATCGCCGGCCCGTTGCCGCGCCGCGCCCGGCCCGCGGAGGATGCCACGTATCCGCTGGCCGATGGCATGGCCGGCTGGCAGGGCTGGCTGCGGCCGGAAGAATACCCGCGCGTGGTGAACCCGGCCGGCGGGCAGCTCGTGACCGCGAACAGCCGGCAGCTGGCGGGGCCGGGCGCGGCCCTGCTGGGCGACGGCGGCTACGACCTCGGGGCGCGCACCCGGCAGGCGCGCGACGCGCTGGCGGCCCTGGGCCAGCGCACCGACGAAAAGGGCGTCTACGGCGTGATGCTGGACGATCGGGCGCTGTTCCTGGCGCCGTGGCGCGAGCGCGCGCTGGCGCTGCTGGACGATGCGGCCGTGAAGGCCGATCCGCAGCGTGCGCAAGCCCTGCAGGCGCTGCGCGCCGGCTGGACCGGCCGGGCCAGCGTGGATGCGACCGGCTACCGCATCGCGCGCGGCTTCATGTGGAACCTGTACGACCTGCTGTACGGCGGCGTCAACATGCAGCTGAAGCAGTGGGACGGCAATGCCGCGCTGGCCGGCAAGCGCTGGCCCGACGTGCTGGACCGCCTGCTCGACGAGCAGCCGGCTGGCTGGCTGCCGCGCCAGTACGCCAGCTGGCGCGACCTGCAACTGGCCGCGCTGGACCGCACGATCGCCGACCTGTCGGCCGACGGCAAGCCGCTCAAGGAAGCGACCTGGGGCGCCTTCAACACGGCCGCCATCGCCCATCCGATCGCCGGCGCCGTGCCCGCGCTGCGCCGCTGGCTGAGCGTGCCGCCGGACCAGTTGCCCGGCGACAGCAACATGCCGCGCGTGGCCGGCGCCACATTCGGGCAATCCGAGCGCTTCACGGTCTCGCCCGGCAAGGAAGAGGCCGGCATCTTCAATATGCCCGGCGGGCAGAGCGGCCATCCGCTGTCGCCGTATTTCCTGGCCGGCCACGCAGACTGGGTGCAGGGTCGCGCCACGCCCCTGTTGCCGGGACCACCCCGGCACACTTTATCCCTCGTGCCGTGA
- a CDS encoding DUF3422 domain-containing protein, translating into MSFVFSSLNHPQRVPLAAELHSRPFLKLRAPERISHIAVFGHGRNNNAQAQHDLLAALCAHFGVAAPARDGGFFYHDFGRFRLKWELHSEFATYTFAERTEEAEDFERMPIGHIPQEWLLSLKGRILVAAHVILRKGGAGEHAPVQDLFEHVSLAASSVMQGGEVCSDFAIQADGFSRFVINDVRMREQQAGRLVQRVLEIETYRMMALYGLPAAQRAVPELNAVEKELAEATEALLASDGTTEQALLQKITHLAARIEKLSLDNSYRFAASKAYFKLVNARIDELRETRIEGVPTVAEFMERRLAPAMSTCEAVAARQEALARRIANSNDLLRTRVGIVQETQNRQILQSLNARAAQQLRLQQAVEGLSVAAISYYVVGLLGYSIKGAKVFGLVPNADALIGIAVPLVAGGVWLTLRNMHKRLHRGHA; encoded by the coding sequence ATGTCGTTCGTGTTTTCGAGCCTGAACCACCCGCAAAGGGTGCCGCTGGCCGCCGAACTGCATTCGCGGCCGTTCCTGAAGCTGCGCGCGCCGGAGCGCATCTCCCACATCGCCGTGTTCGGGCATGGCCGCAACAACAACGCCCAGGCCCAGCACGACTTGCTGGCGGCCCTGTGCGCGCATTTCGGCGTGGCGGCGCCGGCGCGCGACGGCGGCTTCTTCTACCACGACTTCGGCCGCTTCCGGCTCAAGTGGGAACTGCACTCCGAGTTCGCCACCTACACGTTCGCCGAGCGCACCGAGGAAGCGGAAGACTTCGAGCGCATGCCGATCGGGCACATCCCGCAGGAGTGGCTCCTGTCGCTGAAGGGACGCATCCTGGTGGCGGCCCACGTCATCCTGCGCAAGGGCGGGGCGGGCGAGCACGCGCCGGTGCAGGACCTGTTCGAACACGTGTCGCTGGCCGCCAGCAGCGTGATGCAGGGCGGCGAGGTGTGCTCCGATTTCGCCATCCAGGCCGACGGTTTCTCGCGCTTCGTCATCAACGACGTGCGCATGCGCGAACAGCAGGCCGGGCGCCTGGTGCAGCGCGTGCTGGAAATCGAGACGTACCGGATGATGGCCCTGTATGGCCTGCCGGCCGCGCAGCGCGCCGTTCCGGAGCTGAACGCCGTCGAGAAGGAACTGGCCGAGGCGACCGAGGCGCTGCTGGCGTCCGACGGCACGACCGAACAGGCGCTGCTGCAGAAGATCACGCACCTGGCCGCGCGCATCGAGAAGCTGTCGCTCGATAACAGCTACCGCTTCGCCGCGTCGAAGGCTTACTTCAAGCTGGTGAACGCCCGCATCGACGAGTTGCGCGAGACGCGCATCGAAGGCGTGCCCACCGTCGCCGAATTCATGGAGCGGCGCCTGGCCCCGGCGATGAGCACCTGCGAGGCCGTGGCCGCGCGGCAGGAAGCGCTGGCGCGCCGCATCGCCAACAGCAACGACCTCTTGCGCACGCGCGTGGGCATCGTGCAGGAAACGCAGAACCGGCAGATCCTGCAATCGCTGAACGCCCGCGCCGCCCAGCAGCTGCGGCTGCAGCAGGCGGTGGAGGGGCTTTCCGTGGCGGCGATCTCGTATTACGTCGTCGGCCTGCTGGGCTACTCGATCAAGGGCGCCAAGGTGTTCGGCCTGGTACCGAACGCCGACGCGCTGATCGGCATCGCCGTCCCCCTCGTCGCCGGCGGCGTGTGGCTCACGCTGCGCAACATGCACAAGCGCCTGCACCGCGGCCACGCGTGA